Sequence from the Candidatus Paceibacterota bacterium genome:
TTTATCGCATCCTTGTTTTTGGAAACAATAGTCTTTCCTGGAGTTTCAATCGGAAACTCTTTGCTTAATTTTTCTCTCAAACCTAACGGCAAAGCCGACGCTTCCCGCCAATCCTGAATTAAATCCTGAAAAATAGCTTTCCTTGCTTGTTTTAAGCGATACTCTGGTTCTTTGTTAAAAAATTTTTGAAGCCGCGCTAAATCCATCTTAATATACTAACAAGAAACCGCCCGCTTTTTAAGCGGGCGGTTTCTTGTTAGTGGCATTGCGTTTTAAGCGCGTGACACATTTGTGGCGCTCGGTCCCTTTTCACCGTCTACGACTTCAAAAGTAACTGCATCGCCGACTTTGAGTTCGTCATATGCAACTCCTTTGAGCTCATTTGAGTGAAAGAAAAGATCCTTTGCTTCGCCTTCGCGCGCGATGAATCCGAATCCTTTGGGCGTGAGCGTTTTGATAGTTCCGTTCATTTAATTATTCAAGTTATTTTTTATACAGAAATCCGACCTCGTCTCTATAGTGTTTTAATAATATCAAAATAATATAATTTTGTCAACTTTAACCTTGGTCTTTATAACTTTTTTGTTTTGGCTGCTTGCAAATCATTAAGTATTTTTTTCACAAACTCAATGCTGTCCAATTCAAAAATGGATATGGCCGTTATTTTTTTATTCAATTTTTTAATCTTCTTTATAGTCTCATTAACAATAGTCGGCGAAACCGCGTCTTTCTTGCTTATAAAAACATACTCCGGTTTTTCGAGAAGCGGTTTATTGTACGCCCCAAGCTCATGGCGTACTGTCTTATAATCGGAAACAGGGTCGGCGGAATCCGCGGCGATAAAATGAAACAACGTATTCGTGCGTTCCACGTGCCGCAAAAATTTAATGCCCAGTCCTTTTCCGCCAGACGCGCCCTCAATGAGCCCCGGAATGTCGGCAAGTATCAAATCAAAATAAGTACCTAAATTCGGCTCCAAAGTGGTAAATGGATAATTCGCCACTTTGCTTTTCGCGTTAGTAAGCTCGTTAAGTAAGCTTGATTTTCCGACATTAGGCAGCCCGATAAACCCCACGTCGGCGATCAGTTTTAATTCAAAACGAATTTTAAACGCTTCTCCCGGCGTTCCGTATTGAAATTCTTTTGGCGTCGTATTGGTGGAAGAACGAAAATGAAAATTCCCTTTTCCCCCGCGGCCGGCGCGGGCAATTGCCTCCCTTTGCCCGATTTTAGTTATCTCAATATCTTTGCCGGTACTTAAATTATGAATTACGGTCCCCGTTGGAACGAATAAAATCAACTCATCGGAATCGGCGCCATCACGAAACTGAGAATGGCCGTCTTCCCCGTTTTTAGCGTTAATTTCTTTTTTAAAGCGAAATTGATTCAGCGCGCTCAAATCAGAAACCCCTTCGGCAAAAACGCTTCCGCCCCTGCCTCCGCTTCCGCCAGCCGGCCCAAAAGACATAACATTTTTATTAAAAGAGACAGCGCCCTTTCCTCCATTTCCCGCGCGTACTTTAATTGTCACATCATCAATCAGCATAATATATATATAACAAGAAAAAGGCCTTTAAAAAACCAATAATTCACGGTCCGATAATCTTAACAGCCTCAATAAAAAATCTTGCTGGATTTGTCAGAAAAATTACTGGCTTTTTAAAAGCCTTCAAAAATAGCTAAGAGAACGTATAGAACAAGAGAAATTATCTTAGTATTTGAAGTATATCATATCTGATTTGTCTTGTCAAACAGAAAACTTTTGTATATGATATAGAAACACGACAGCCGGAAGGACCGGATATTTTTATAAAATTATTATGAATCTGAAAAGACGTTTTATTGAAGTTCAAAAATGCCCGGCAGTATCGGATGTAGATTTGCCTCTCGAAATCAAATTGAGAATTGCAAAAATCTGCCTTACATTGCGGCAACGCCGGACGAAATTCGGGCTTTTTGTTATCTTGGGATGGAAGAAAAAATGGAATAAATACGCGGTTTCTCCGGACATCTCGCAAGACATTTTTCTTCGGCACCATACGAACATTATGACCCCGGGAATCCGTCCGGCGGCATCGCAAGACAAAAATCGGGACATCACCAAAACAATAAATTTTGACGGAGCGATACTGATAGACGAATCCGGCGACATCTTGCACTCGGGAACCATGATTGAAAATCTGCGTCCCAAAAAAGTGGCCCAAAAAATCAATCCCCAAAAATCCAGCACCGACTTGTCCACCCAGTTCGGATTCAAGCAAAAAGTGCACATGAGGCATTTGTCCGCCATCACTTCTTCGTATATTTTCAAAGGAACAACCGTGTTTACCGTTTCCGAAGAAACAGGCCATTTCCCTATTTTTGAAAACGGAAAAATTCTGTACTCAACCATTCTGCAAGAACAGGAATTGGATTGATAAAAACGATGGACAGTTATTCCGTGGTTATCCCGTCAAATTCCGGCCCGTCCGCCGTGGCTTCTTCTTTCGTCATCCGGACAACCCCGTCTTTGTGGTGCGCCGGGGAATAAATCGTGTAAAGTTTTAAACTCTCGGTCGCGGAAGTATTGATAATATTGTGCTGAGCGCCGGCAGGCACAATAATTACGGAGCCGTCGCCAAGCGCGCATTCGTTCCCGTCAATAACGCATTTCCCCTGCCCTTTTTCAAAACGAAAAAATTGGTCGTTTTCCTCGTGCGTCTCCATCCCGATTTCTTCGTTCGGTTTCAAACTCATTAGCACCAACTGGCTGTGCTTCCCCGTGTAAAGCACTTTGCGAAAATTTTCATTTTCCAAAGTTTCTTTCTCTATGTTCGCGTTAAATCCTTTCATAAAATTTTTTGTTTAATCTGATAAATTTTCGACAAAATTATTTGTCTTTTCTCTTGTCGAGCTTGTCCAAACCCAATAACCTGACTCCAAAATAAACCACCAAAGCGATAACGACAAAATCAATAAACACACTAACAAGGTCTCCGTAAAGAATCTTAGCCGAACCGATATTTAACGAAGCGTTTTTTAATTCGCCGGCAGCCCCCAAAACAATGCCCAAAAGAGGATTGATAAAATCTGACACAATCGCGGAAACAAGTTTGGACACGGCGCCACCAAGAATAAAACCGACCGCCAAACCGATAACTCCCTGTTCGCGGATAAAATTTACAAATCCTTTCATGTTTTATTTTATTATCAAATTAATTTCTAAAAAATAAAATTATCTGCAGGAAGACAGCCCCTCGTCGCACCCGCACCCGTACGCGGCCCCGATGCTCACATGGTAATGATTACCTTCATTCAGACACTTCGCTTCTATATTGCACTCCCCCGCGGCTTTTTTTACTTGGTCAAAAGATAAATTTGTGCCCACATCCAAAGCGTAGCTTCCCTTTGAAGAACAATTCCTTCCTCCGTAATGACAGGAATATTGCGTGTGCTGACAATTTTGGCTATCGTTAAAACTTTCGCCGGGACTCGTATAATTGCATGTTCCCGACACTATATTATTATCGGCTACTGAAGTTATTCTCACGCCGGACAGCCTGCTTTCAAAACACGATTGAAATACGGCAAGCTCCGCGGAAGCGTTGGCATTGGAATTACCGGAAGAAGGCGTTTCTTCAAAAAGAGGGGCAGAAACCTCCGGAGCGGATTTCATTTCTACCAGCTCGCAAGCGGGAAATTTTTGCCACACTTTAAACTCGCCGGTCAAAAGCACTCCTAAAATGGAATTCACGATGGAATACGCGCTGAAAGCGATTATCAAACCAATAGCCGTGTTTTTAAATATCTCTTTCCCTTTTTCTTTTGTGCCGGGATTTCCTCCCGAAGTCATAAAATAAAAGCCGGCAACGATAAAAGCCAAAACAGAAACCGGAAGAGTCAATTCAAAAAGAAGAAAGTTCAGGAAATTATTTACCATCGTCTCAAAATAACAAAGATTGCAAGCGCTTTCTCCCGCGCCGCCGCAAGGCACAATCCCTTTCGCAAAAGCCACAGACGGCAAAAGCAAAATCGCCGTTAAAACAGAGAAAGGCAACAAGCCGCCTTTATTCCAGAATTGTTTAAACTGCCTGAACATATATGTTAGAATTATACTATAAAAGGTCGTTAAAATTAAATTATATTGAACATGGTAATAAAACTTATTTACACTGTCTTTTTGGCATTGTTAGTCGCGCTTTTTGTCGGTTTTGGCATTGACGCTTTTTATAAGGGCTCAGAAATGCCAAAGTATCCGATTGAATTGGAAACTCAAAAAGCGGGCTGCGATGAGCCGGCAGAAATGACTTCTCTCAGAAAAGATTACGACCAAAAGCAGGAACAATATTTTGAAGAATCCAAATCGTACAACCGCAATGTTTCTATCATTGCGCTGGTTGCCGCTATCATCATTTTGGTGGCGAGTTTGACGCTTTTGTCAAAAATCAAAATGATAGCCGACGGAATACTTTTAGGCGGAGTTTTTACGACCGCTTATGGCATTATCCGCGGAATCATGAGCGCGAATTCCCAATTCCGATTTTTCATTATAGTGATTGGTCTGTTAATCGCTTTAATCTTGGGCTATATCAAATTCATCCGGGCCAAAACGGATTCTCGGTAAAAACAATCGCGGGTGCTTGATTTCGGACAACAAAAAAAGGAGGGGCGTACTGTCTCTCCTTTTTTTGTTTAATATTCTAATAACTGAAAACTGTATAAATCCTATCTCCGCTTTTTCTTTGCGGCTTTATTCTCAAGCATGAGTCTTTTAACCTCAAGACGCTTCGCTGTCTTGTGAGAATGCGATTTTTTCCTTTTCCCTATTGCCGTGCTTCTTTTTGCCATATGAATTTTTAATAATTGCTAAAAATCTTATTTCTATTCTGCCAAGTACCGGAATAAATAGAGGTTTGACAGACTATCAATCAAATAATTTTGCAAGCCAGCCAAATAAACTGAATTTTCCTTCCTGAGCCTTAATAAAACTTTCAATTTTGGTTTGTTCCTGTTCTAGAGACTGAACTTGATTTTGAAGCTCTGTTTTTTCTCCTTCGTTTTGAATATTCTCCATCAATCTGTTTAATTGTTCCAGCCTGTTTCTGGTTTGAACAGTTTCGCTTCTTAAAGCGCCGAGATTTTTATAATCGGAACCGATTAAAAAAGTTTTTATCTTGCTTCTTGCCTGGACTTTTTCCATCGCCTTAATCG
This genomic interval carries:
- a CDS encoding cold shock domain-containing protein, whose product is MNGTIKTLTPKGFGFIAREGEAKDLFFHSNELKGVAYDELKVGDAVTFEVVDGEKGPSATNVSRA
- the obgE gene encoding GTPase ObgE, which translates into the protein MLIDDVTIKVRAGNGGKGAVSFNKNVMSFGPAGGSGGRGGSVFAEGVSDLSALNQFRFKKEINAKNGEDGHSQFRDGADSDELILFVPTGTVIHNLSTGKDIEITKIGQREAIARAGRGGKGNFHFRSSTNTTPKEFQYGTPGEAFKIRFELKLIADVGFIGLPNVGKSSLLNELTNAKSKVANYPFTTLEPNLGTYFDLILADIPGLIEGASGGKGLGIKFLRHVERTNTLFHFIAADSADPVSDYKTVRHELGAYNKPLLEKPEYVFISKKDAVSPTIVNETIKKIKKLNKKITAISIFELDSIEFVKKILNDLQAAKTKKL
- a CDS encoding cupin domain-containing protein, coding for MKGFNANIEKETLENENFRKVLYTGKHSQLVLMSLKPNEEIGMETHEENDQFFRFEKGQGKCVIDGNECALGDGSVIIVPAGAQHNIINTSATESLKLYTIYSPAHHKDGVVRMTKEEATADGPEFDGITTE
- a CDS encoding MscL family protein, translating into MKGFVNFIREQGVIGLAVGFILGGAVSKLVSAIVSDFINPLLGIVLGAAGELKNASLNIGSAKILYGDLVSVFIDFVVIALVVYFGVRLLGLDKLDKRKDK
- a CDS encoding TrbC/VirB2 family protein, which gives rise to MFRQFKQFWNKGGLLPFSVLTAILLLPSVAFAKGIVPCGGAGESACNLCYFETMVNNFLNFLLFELTLPVSVLAFIVAGFYFMTSGGNPGTKEKGKEIFKNTAIGLIIAFSAYSIVNSILGVLLTGEFKVWQKFPACELVEMKSAPEVSAPLFEETPSSGNSNANASAELAVFQSCFESRLSGVRITSVADNNIVSGTCNYTSPGESFNDSQNCQHTQYSCHYGGRNCSSKGSYALDVGTNLSFDQVKKAAGECNIEAKCLNEGNHYHVSIGAAYGCGCDEGLSSCR